From Coffea arabica cultivar ET-39 chromosome 10e, Coffea Arabica ET-39 HiFi, whole genome shotgun sequence, one genomic window encodes:
- the LOC113711791 gene encoding protein NLP5-like: MNEYGYVSTQNTISGAQGSDSLIDLDCMDELLLEGCWLETTEGPELLSDGPSDFNALFDASFTWPILEAINGESNPLKSTEEERQRLSFSENLSASPSQGRNSAKSESQDGNAVCSPSLSGNFSAESSALSRRLWIGPRASTSVMDRLIKALGYMKDWAGDKNALIQIWVPVNKGGRRVLTTNDQPFSLDLNCPRLASYRNVSVNYQFSTEEDLKESVGLPGRVFMGRVPEWTPDVQFFRTDEYPRVGHAQQYDVRGTLAVPIFEQGSRNCLGVIEVVLTTQKINYRPELESVCRALQAVNLRSSDVSGAQNSKACDFSYQSALPEIQEILRAACGTYSLPLAQTWVPCIKQGKGGCRHSDENLVRCVSTVDSACYIADSHVQGFSDACSEHHLLKGQGIVGRAFTTNQPCFSPDITTFTKTDYPLSHHARIFGLCAAVAIRLRSIYSGSTDFVLEFFLPVDCKDAEEHQKMLSSLSLIIQKFCRGLRVITDKELLEENSVPSGGVSIPSYIKFGEEMSKTEHRHSAMASQRSFWTSRHAEVEETAVVASKIQNAKPVEMLSGKFSAARQSLPDISSRKERMCGDSLTRGQCSLLDVSKTAEKRGAKAEKTITLQMLRQYFAGSLKDAARNIGVCPTTLKRICRQHGIKRWPSRKIKKVGHSLQKIQRVIDSVQGASGSLQIESFYTNFPELASPNLTTAAPFSCFNSSDHPISLNTQPEASTLSPHASASKSPSSSCSHSSSSSQCCSTGTQPHPHTLKISGQEDLVKNNSTGFMLKRVRSDAQLDLSSDGPKFLPRSHSHVSFTEHPDPENLPPAPKETSWMSREGTTLRIKVTYGEEKIRFRMLNNWGYRDLLREVSGRFGVDDTTGFQLKYMDDDSEWILLTCDADLEECLDICRSSQSQTVKLSFLCASHPLHGSPSGSRSCDKS, translated from the exons ATGAATGAATATGGATATGTATCCACTCAGAATACCATCTCGGGAGCTCAAGGGTCTGATTCCCTTATAGATTTGGATTGCATGGATGAGTTGTTATTAGAAGGATGTTGGTTGGAGACCACTGAGGGACCTGAACTCTTGAGCGATGGCCCCTCTGACTTCAATGCTCTCTTTGATGCTTCGTTTACTTGGCCAATTTTGGAAGCCATTAATGGCGAATCCAACCCGTTAAAGAGCACTGAAGAAGAGAGGCAAAGGTTATCTTTTTCTGAGAATCTGTCAGCTAGTCCATCCCAAGGGAGAAATTCTGCTAAATCAGAGTCTCAAGACGGCAATGCTGTATGTTCTCCGAGTCTATCTGGGAACTTTTCAGCTGAAAGTTCTGCGCTGAGTAGGAGGTTGTGGATTGGACCTAGGGCTTCAACTTCTGTGATGGACAGACTGATTAAGGCACTTGGTTATATGAAGGATTGGGCTGGAGATAAGAATGCTCTTATTCAAATTTGGGTACCTGTAAACAAGGGTGGCAGACGCGTGCTGACTACCAATGATCAACCTTTCTCACTAGACCTTAATTGCCCAAGGCTTGCCTCTTACAGGAACGTATCGGTGAACTATCAATTCTCCACTGAGGAGGACTTAAAGGAGAGTGTTGGATTGCCTGGCCGTGTTTTTATGGGTAGAGTTCCTGAATGGACTCCTGATGTTCAGTTCTTTAGGACGGATGAATACCCGCGCGTTGGTCATGCGCAGCAGTATGATGTTCGTGGGACGCTCGCAGTTCCAATCTTTGAACAAGGTAGTCGCAATTGCTTGGGAGTGATTGAAGTTGTCTTGACCACCCAAAAGATCAACTATCGTCCAGAGCTTGAAAGTGTCTGCAGAGCTCTTCAG GCTGTCAATCTCAGGAGCTCTGATGTTTCAGGCGCCCAGAATAGCAAG GCATGTGATTTTTCCTACCAATCTGCATTGCCGGAGATCCAAGAGATTCTAAGAGCAGCATGTGGGACGTATAGTTTGCCCTTAGCTCAGACTTGGGTTCCTTGCATCAAACAAGGCAAGGGGGGGTGCAGGCACTCTGATGAAAACCTTGTTCGCTGTGTTTCCACGGTGGATTCTGCTTGTTACATTGCTGATTCCCATGTTCAAGGTTTTAGTGATGCATGCTCAGAGCACCACTTATTAAAAGGTCAGGGCATTGTTGGTAGAGCATTCACAACTAACCAACCGTGCTTTTCACCTGATATAACAACTTTTACTAAGACAGATTACCCCCTTTCTCACCATGCAAGGATATTTGGCCTCTGTGCTGCTGTAGCAATACGTTTGAGAAGCATCTACAGTGGTTCAACTGACTTTGTTCTGGAGTTCTTTCTACCCGTGGATTGTAAAGACGCTGAAGAGCATCAGAAAATGCTTAGTTCATTGTCCCTTATCATTCAGAAATTTTGCAGGGGATTACGAGTTATTACTGACAAAGAGTTGCTGGAAGAAAATTCCGTGCCTTCAGGTGGAGTATCAATCCCGTCATAtatcaagtttggtgaagaaatGTCAAAAACAGAACACAGACATTCAGCGATGGCTTCTCAAAGGTCATTTTGGACTTCCCGGCATGCAGAGGTTGAGGAAACTGCTGTTGTTGCATCAAAAATTCAGAATGCAAAACCCGTAGAAATGctatctggaaaattctcagcGGCTAGGCAATCCCTGCCTGATATTAGTTCAAGAAAAGAACGTATGTGTGGTGACAGCCTTACTAGAGGACAATGTAGCTTGCTGGATGTCTCTAAAACAGCTGAAAAAAGGGGTGCCAAGGCTGAGAAAACTATTACTTTACAGATGCTTCGGCAGTATTTTGCCGGTAGTCTAAAAGATGCTGCAAGGAATATTGGTG TTTGTCCCACCACTTTGAAGAGGATATGCAGACAACATGGGATTAAGCGTTGGCCTTCTCGGAAGATCAAGAAGGTTGGTCATTCCTTGCAGAAAATTCAACGTGTGATTGATTCAGTGCAAGGTGCATCAGGTTCTTTACAAATCGAGTCCTTCTACACAAACTTTCCAGAGCTTGCATCTCCAAACTTAACGACAGCAGCTCCCTTTTCATGCTTCAACTCAAGTGATCATCCAATCTCCTTAAACACGCAGCCTGAGGCAAGCACGTTGAGTCCTCATGCTTCTGCATCCAAGTCACCTTCATCTTCCTGCAGTCATAGTTCCAGTTCTAGTCAGTGTTGTTCAACCGGAACGCAACCACATCCACACACCCTTAAAATTTCTGGGCAGGAAGACTTGGTTAAAAACAACTCAACCGGTTTTATGCTGAAAAGGGTTAGAAGTGATGCACAGCTGGATTTGTCAAGTGACGGACCAAAGTTCCTGCCAAGATCCCATAGTCATGTATCATTTACAGAGCATCCTGACCCAGAAAATCTTCCTCCTGCGCCAAAAGAAACCAGTTGGATGTCTCGCGAAGGAACTACACTGAGAATAAAGGTCACGTATGGGGAAGAGAAAATTAGGTTTCGTATGCTGAATAACTGGGGATACAGGGATCTCTTAAGGGAAGTTTCTGGGAGATTTGGTGTAGATGACACCACTGGATTTCAGCTCAAGTACATGGATGATGACTCTGAATGGATACTATTGACATGCGATGCTGATCTTGAGGAGTGTTTAGATATTTGTCGATCATCTCAGAGCCAGACGGTAAAGCTGTCTTTTCTTTGTGCTTCTCACCCGCTGCATGGAAGTCCTTCGGGCAGTAGAAGTTGTGATAAAAGTTGA
- the LOC113711794 gene encoding catalase produces the protein MDPCKYRPSSAFNSPFWTTNSGASVWNNNSSLTVGTRGPVLLEDYHLVEKLANFDRERIPERVVHARGASAKGFFEVTHDISNLTCADFLRAPGVQTPVIVRFSTVIHERGSPETLRDPRGFAVKFYTREGNFDLVGNNFPVFFVRDGMKFPDMVHALKPNPKSHIQENWRILDFFSHHPESLHMFTFLFDDVGIPQDYRHMEGFGVNTYTLIDKAGKASYVKFHWKPSCGVKSLLEEEAIKVGGSNHSHATQDLYDSIAAGNYPEWKLFIQIMDPDHEDRFDFDPLDVSKTWPEDILPLQPVGRLVLNKNIDNFFAENEQLAFCPAIIVPGIYYSDDKLLQTRIFSYADTQRHRLGPNYLQLPANAPKCAHHNNHHDGFMNFMHRDEEVNYFPSRYDPVRHAERHPIPPPVLSGKRDKCVIQKENNFKQPGERYRSWAPDRQERFICRWVDALSDARVTHEIRSIWISYWSQADKSLGQKIAARLNVRPTL, from the exons TATCGGCCATCGAGTGCTTTCAATTCTCCCTTCTGGACAACCAATTCTGGTGCCTCCGTCTGGAACAATAACTCCTCTCTCACCGTTGGAACCAGAG GTCCGGTTCTTCTCGAGGATTATCATTTGGTGGAGAAACTTGCAAATTTCGACCGTGAGCGGATTCCGGAGCGTGTAGTTCATGCAAGGGGAGCCAGTGCCAAGGGCTTCTTTGAGGTCACTCATGACATTTCTAATCTCACTTGTGCTGATTTTCTTCGTGCTCCAGGAGTTCAGACACCTGTCATTGTCCGTTTCTCAACTGTTATTCATGAGCGTGGAAGTCCTGAAACCCTCAGGGACCCCCGAGGTTTTGCTGTGAAATTTTACACTAGGGAG GGTAATTTCGATTTGGTGGGAAACAATTTCCCTGTCTTTTTTGTTCGTGATGGAATGAAATTCCCAGATATGGTCCATGCTCTGAAACCGAATCCAAAGTCCCACATCCAGGAGAATTGGAGAATCCTTGATTTCTTCTCCCATCATCCTGAGAGCTTGCATATGTTTACTTTCCTCTTTGATGATGTCGGCATTCCACAAGATTACAGGCATATGGAAGGCTTTGGCGTCAATACTTACACTCTGATCGACAAGGCTGGAAAAGCTAGTTATGTGAAGTTCCACTGGAAGCCAAGCTGTGGAGTGAAGAGCCTGTTGGAGGAAGAAGCTATTAAGGTTGGAGGATCAAATCATAGCCATGCTACCCAGGATCTCTATGACTCAATTGCTGCTGGAAACTATCCAGAGTGGAAACTTTTTATCCAGATTATGGATCCTGATCATGAAGATCGGTTTGATTTTGATCCGCTTGATGTAAGCAAGACCTGGCCTGAAGATATTTTGCCTTTGCAACCTGTGGGCCGGTTGGTATTGAACAAGAATATTGACAACTTCTTTGCTGAGAACGAGCAGCTTGCATTTTGCCCTGCTATTATTGTACCTGGAATATATTATTCAGATGACAAGCTGCTCCAGACTCGCATATTCTCATATGCTGATACCCAGCGACACCGTCTTGGCCCGAACTATCTGCAGCTTCCAGCAAATGCTCCCAAGTGTGCTCATCACAACAATCACCATGATGGTTTCATGAACTTCATGCACCGGGATGAAGAG GTCAATTATTTCCCTTCAAGGTACGATCCTGTTCGTCATGCTGAGAGGCATCCCATCCCCCCTCCTGTCCTGAGTGGAAAGCGTGACAAG TGTGTGATTCAGAAGGAGAACAACTTCAAGCAACCAGGAGAGAGATACCGATCCTGGGCACCTGACAG GCAAGAGAGATTTATCTGCCGATGGGTTGATGCTTTATCTGATGCACGAGTCACCCATGAGATCCGCAGTATTTGGATTTCATACTGGTCTCAG GCTGACAAATCTCTTGGTCAGAAAATAGCTGCTCGTCTCAATGTAAGACCAACACTGTGA